One window of Ignavibacteria bacterium genomic DNA carries:
- the trxA gene encoding thioredoxin, whose translation MKPLQLTDSTFQTEVINSQTPVLVDFWAEWCGPCRMIAPIVEELAKEYDGKLKVGKVDVDSNPQISMDFGIRSIPTLMIFKGGKVVDQIIGAVPKRTLVDRVSAQLN comes from the coding sequence ATGAAACCTTTACAATTAACAGACAGTACATTTCAAACAGAAGTAATAAATTCACAAACTCCGGTACTCGTAGATTTTTGGGCAGAGTGGTGCGGTCCATGCAGAATGATTGCGCCGATTGTCGAAGAACTTGCAAAAGAATACGACGGCAAACTCAAAGTCGGAAAAGTAGATGTGGATTCCAATCCGCAAATCTCGATGGACTTTGGGATTCGCAGTATTCCAACGTTGATGATTTTCAAAGGTGGAAAAGTCGTTGACCAAATCATCGGCGCAGTTCCGAAACGAACATTGGTGGATAGAGTGAGTGCGCAACTGAATTAG
- the ispH gene encoding 4-hydroxy-3-methylbut-2-enyl diphosphate reductase, protein MLQKIILAPFRGFCAGVDRAIFAVEECLQRFGTVYVYHQIVHNTHVVKDLENKGAVFVERVEDVPNGSYLVFSAHGVSPLVKSNANNFKLLPIDATCPLVTKVHIEAQDFFRKGYTIILIGHENHQETLGTMGYAQMTLVQTVNDVEKLQINDGKIVYLTQTTLSLDDTKEIVEALKKKFPAIESPKVDDICYATQNRQDSVKELANECQLILVVGSANSSNSNRLVETSKRFGIQSFLIEDKTKINFDWFENVKTVGLTSGASVPEFLVRDVIDEVIKQFGNIGIENLERVDEKIEFALPRELN, encoded by the coding sequence GTGTTACAAAAAATTATTCTCGCTCCCTTTCGCGGATTTTGCGCTGGTGTTGATAGAGCAATTTTTGCCGTCGAAGAATGTCTGCAGCGATTCGGAACGGTGTACGTGTATCATCAAATTGTGCACAACACGCACGTTGTAAAAGATTTGGAAAACAAAGGCGCAGTGTTTGTCGAACGTGTGGAAGATGTGCCGAACGGAAGTTATCTTGTGTTCAGTGCGCACGGAGTTTCACCGCTCGTAAAATCGAATGCAAATAATTTCAAATTGTTGCCGATTGATGCAACGTGTCCGCTCGTAACAAAAGTGCATATCGAAGCACAAGATTTTTTTCGCAAAGGTTACACCATAATTTTAATCGGCCACGAAAATCATCAGGAAACATTGGGAACAATGGGGTACGCGCAGATGACGCTTGTGCAAACTGTTAATGATGTTGAGAAATTACAGATCAACGATGGAAAAATTGTGTATCTCACTCAAACAACGCTTTCGCTCGATGATACAAAAGAAATTGTTGAAGCGTTGAAGAAAAAATTTCCCGCAATCGAATCACCGAAAGTGGATGACATTTGTTACGCAACACAAAACCGACAAGATTCTGTGAAAGAACTTGCAAATGAATGTCAATTGATTTTGGTTGTTGGTTCAGCGAATAGTTCTAATTCTAATCGCCTTGTGGAAACGTCAAAACGTTTCGGCATACAATCGTTTTTGATTGAAGACAAAACGAAAATCAATTTTGATTGGTTTGAAAATGTGAAAACAGTTGGCTTAACTTCCGGCGCGTCGGTTCCGGAATTTTTAGTGCGCGATGTGATTGATGAAGTGATAAAACAATTTGGCAATATTGGCATAGAAAACCTCGAACGTGTAGATGAGAAGATTGAGTTTGCTTTGCCGAGGGAGTTGAATTGA